The Candidatus Methanoperedens sp. genome has a window encoding:
- a CDS encoding transposase: VKEIPKEKGKLVICFNEKLKVSIKEHRYDEVIEAIEKKKNGKPIKDGLKKYLLKYGKEWKIDYDKLEEAEKYDGIYVIYCSDTSMPKEKAVKAYFERDRIEKGFQTMKNVLNVKPLRFQLDKKIRAFVMLCHLAYLVATYVEAELKDKELNYSFDKIKELLDNVYTVKIHHGDKLLKRTSSMTGEQKKIMDIFGCCHNQG, from the coding sequence ATGTAAAAGAGATCCCAAAAGAGAAGGGGAAGCTTGTTATTTGTTTCAATGAAAAGTTGAAAGTCTCTATCAAAGAGCATCGTTATGATGAAGTGATAGAAGCTATTGAAAAAAAGAAAAATGGGAAGCCAATCAAGGATGGCCTTAAAAAATATCTTTTAAAATATGGAAAAGAGTGGAAAATCGATTACGATAAACTTGAAGAAGCAGAGAAATATGACGGAATTTATGTCATTTACTGTTCCGATACTTCCATGCCAAAAGAAAAGGCAGTAAAAGCATATTTCGAGAGAGACAGAATTGAAAAGGGCTTTCAAACAATGAAAAATGTTCTCAATGTTAAGCCATTAAGGTTTCAGTTAGACAAAAAAATAAGAGCTTTCGTGATGCTTTGCCATCTTGCATATCTTGTGGCAACATATGTCGAAGCGGAACTCAAGGACAAAGAGCTGAATTATAGTTTTGATAAGATAAAAGAGCTTTTGGACAATGTCTATACCGTAAAAATCCATCATGGAGATAAGCTGCTAAAAAGAACGAGTTCTATGACTGGAGAGCAGAAAAAAATTATGGATATTTTTGGCTGTTGTCATAACCAAGGGTGA
- a CDS encoding flippase-like domain-containing protein, with translation MKPGEIIFIFRLLTLIIILQLIDYQQLVIILRSIDPGLVILAILLELCGFLVWTLKWKFLVDRLKPVKFSTLFLGLMGGNVLNTNVARARTFGGFGRAMFLKNVTNDYRHANWYATVAMDQTTNSFVFSVPVIFSLLFVFLFLDIPGWLSILLEVIALILFLLAFFAYLSKHKINRSARISFFYLILKRAYYFSLFKFIRNRFDSYQIFEELITTGIAEFEKTYKSIMKDRKILSMDIGLSILMFAFIYLKTYMIFQSVGYGITIAGLIVSLSLILWLSSILLIPGGLGIKELVMISIYSMVGIPITIAVIVSLMDRVIYLFFVIFVAYAAIFIMRLLHIGQIGQSKG, from the coding sequence ATGAAGCCTGGCGAAATAATCTTCATATTCAGGTTATTAACATTAATTATTATACTCCAGCTTATCGATTATCAACAGCTCGTCATAATTCTTCGATCAATTGATCCAGGCCTGGTAATTCTTGCAATTTTGCTTGAACTGTGCGGATTCCTGGTTTGGACCTTAAAATGGAAATTCCTTGTGGACAGGCTAAAGCCGGTAAAATTTTCAACACTTTTCCTGGGGCTTATGGGAGGAAATGTCCTCAATACCAATGTAGCGCGCGCAAGAACATTTGGAGGTTTCGGAAGGGCGATGTTCCTTAAGAATGTAACCAATGATTATCGCCATGCTAACTGGTATGCTACTGTTGCCATGGACCAGACAACAAACAGCTTTGTTTTTTCGGTCCCTGTGATCTTTTCTTTACTTTTTGTATTCCTGTTCCTTGACATACCCGGTTGGTTATCCATTTTATTAGAAGTAATAGCACTCATACTGTTCTTGCTTGCATTTTTTGCATATCTTTCCAAACATAAGATAAACAGGTCTGCCCGGATTTCATTCTTCTATTTGATCCTTAAGCGAGCATATTATTTTTCACTGTTCAAATTTATCAGGAACAGGTTTGATTCATATCAAATATTTGAAGAACTTATAACAACAGGTATTGCTGAATTCGAGAAAACCTACAAATCGATCATGAAAGACAGAAAAATCCTTTCAATGGATATTGGTCTTTCTATTCTTATGTTTGCATTTATTTATTTAAAAACTTACATGATCTTTCAAAGTGTGGGATATGGCATTACCATTGCAGGTCTCATCGTTTCCCTTTCCCTGATACTCTGGTTGAGCTCTATTCTTCTGATTCCGGGAGGTCTGGGAATAAAAGAATTGGTCATGATAAGTATATATTCAATGGTTGGAATACCAATAACCATTGCAGTCATAGTTTCCCTGATGGACAGGGTGATCTATTTGTTTTTTGTAATTTTTGTAGCATATGCAGCCATCTTTATAATGCGATTGCTTCATATAGGGCAAATAGGTCAGAGCAAAGGATGA
- a CDS encoding CTP--2,3-di-O-geranylgeranyl-sn-glycero-1-phosphate cytidyltransferase — MHREDIVQELIRKAIHVTSIIIVLTYRFFGKEAVLVLLTVYLIVILELEYFRIEWGKKIPVFHSLFRIKEADRLGGHVFFTIGSIIAISVFSKEIASAAILMTTFGDASAAIFGKVFGRTWIRGLKNRAYEGCAAEFIVDIIIGLLFLPNLVLALVMAGTATIVETVTNKLDDNLLIPVFTGFNGQLTVIILTYLNYLN; from the coding sequence TTGCATCGTGAAGATATTGTCCAGGAACTGATACGAAAAGCAATACATGTGACCTCTATCATAATAGTCCTGACTTATCGTTTTTTCGGCAAGGAAGCAGTACTTGTTTTGCTCACGGTTTATTTGATCGTAATCCTCGAACTTGAGTATTTCAGGATAGAATGGGGAAAAAAAATACCTGTATTCCATAGCCTTTTCAGGATAAAAGAAGCAGACAGGCTTGGAGGCCATGTATTTTTCACGATAGGCAGCATAATCGCAATTTCAGTTTTTTCTAAAGAGATTGCTTCGGCTGCCATCCTTATGACCACATTCGGGGATGCGTCGGCAGCTATCTTCGGGAAGGTGTTCGGCCGGACATGGATCAGGGGATTGAAAAACAGGGCATATGAAGGTTGCGCCGCAGAGTTTATCGTAGATATTATTATCGGATTGTTGTTCCTGCCAAACCTGGTCCTTGCCCTTGTGATGGCAGGTACGGCAACGATCGTCGAGACAGTTACCAATAAGCTGGATGATAATCTCCTGATCCCGGTTTTTACCGGATTTAACGGGCAGCTTACAGTTATTATTTTAACATATCTTAATTATCTTAACTAA